Proteins encoded in a region of the Mesoflavibacter profundi genome:
- a CDS encoding tetratricopeptide repeat protein: MKTNIILLLLTVLLTSSCKDTQNKITQTSDYDIYLSNPENTSLKKIEADYNFWKTKLKNTPNQYPYLAKIASAESKLFAATGNIDYLKKAEENLVKLNTITKYNNAGYLRSLARNYISQHKFKEALDVLEKAKTNGENLKGTQKMLFDVHLELGNYTEAKDYLTKVKDLSDFGYLIRLSKWSDHKGDLASAIKYLERAQTIAESSQLAEIKQWTYTNLADFYGHDGQIEKSYNNYLKALQLNPDDAYAKKGIAWIVYAHEKNPKEAKRILDRIEAHHQSPDYHLFKAELAEFEGLDEQKNMHLKTYLDEVNNPNYGDMYNVYTSKLLADSNNEKAVQLAKIEVQNRPTPMSYDLLAWSYFNTGKKEKALEIIDTFVANKTFEPEALFHMAKIYKANGQQQKVANLKNELLESSYELGPVTTKQVSLL, encoded by the coding sequence ATGAAAACTAATATTATATTGTTATTATTAACAGTACTTTTAACAAGTAGTTGTAAAGACACGCAAAACAAAATCACGCAAACTTCAGATTACGATATCTATCTTTCAAATCCAGAAAATACATCGCTTAAAAAGATAGAAGCCGATTATAATTTCTGGAAAACTAAGCTTAAAAATACCCCAAATCAATATCCATATTTAGCTAAAATTGCTAGCGCAGAAAGTAAACTATTTGCAGCGACTGGAAACATTGATTATTTAAAAAAAGCTGAAGAAAACTTAGTGAAATTAAATACAATTACTAAATATAACAATGCTGGTTACTTACGTAGTTTGGCAAGAAATTACATCTCGCAACATAAATTTAAAGAAGCTTTAGACGTACTTGAAAAAGCAAAAACCAATGGAGAAAACCTTAAAGGCACTCAAAAAATGCTTTTTGATGTACATTTAGAACTTGGTAATTATACCGAAGCAAAAGACTACTTAACCAAAGTTAAAGATTTAAGTGATTTTGGTTATCTAATCAGATTATCAAAATGGAGTGATCATAAAGGCGATTTAGCTTCGGCAATAAAATATTTAGAAAGAGCACAGACAATTGCAGAATCATCTCAATTGGCTGAAATTAAACAATGGACTTATACCAATCTAGCCGATTTTTATGGTCACGACGGTCAAATAGAAAAATCTTATAACAATTATTTAAAAGCCTTACAATTAAATCCTGATGATGCTTATGCAAAAAAAGGAATTGCTTGGATTGTTTACGCACACGAGAAAAATCCAAAAGAAGCAAAGCGTATTTTAGATAGGATAGAAGCACATCATCAATCACCAGATTACCATTTGTTTAAAGCAGAATTAGCAGAATTTGAAGGTCTTGATGAACAAAAAAATATGCACTTAAAAACATATCTAGATGAGGTTAATAATCCAAATTACGGTGATATGTATAATGTGTACACATCTAAGTTATTGGCAGACAGTAATAACGAAAAAGCTGTACAATTAGCAAAAATTGAAGTGCAAAATAGACCAACACCAATGTCTTACGATTTATTGGCTTGGAGCTATTTTAACACAGGTAAAAAGGAAAAAGCTCTAGAAATTATTGATACTTTTGTGGCTAACAAAACTTTTGAACCAGAAGCGCTTTTCCATATGGCAAAAATCTATAAAGCAAACGGACAACAACAAAAAGTAGCAAATCTTAAAAATGAATTGCTAGAAAGTAGTTACGAGCTTGGACCAGTAACCACAAAACAGGTGTCGCTACTTTAA